One window of Magallana gigas chromosome 2, xbMagGiga1.1, whole genome shotgun sequence genomic DNA carries:
- the LOC105325236 gene encoding dentin sialophosphoprotein → MEIEKCASQKISFKVFSNEQKSKMQTKYPFLCKSQINKKIKDLWKKLDNAEKSCYTKTILSPPKSKRVNKPQTKRAQAGAFSQRQSDSTYGRRFDKEKRKDKSLLSNLQQNQIRKEDGRHSRNRFTEKRKLGEGSPKDVGAKSCKKTVPWKGRPSLGKEDLWSDSSSPERVGGKVAKPTKRQKKVQGILKPSGDASRQLKTKNRVSFGSPQNKVPSKTSSPGNFGDLNNTASSDEDDNRARLLHRTDDDMYDFERIARYDLCVEEEDMYVTMFQQNPDLIINQHLSKTDNQQQSENETDFKIPKNIISKRKRKNEERDEDKRDQGKNLLSPLTEESSQNSPSDITTPNVKHTLTNSLITPQMNESLMQRKLEEVKKAPQKAKAFSPKASSGTEPVRKSTRRSISSGTSKKSDVEKETSDSESLSVTPLTESLQSENESTASQCSQGDIEETAKVLCTKKKNLGNSNSLRNPEKSTLERNSFADYKCKATNLEKKINPQQKRKRRGQHMVAEKPQDAYSTSSSSESSSSLKENLEKRHKMPKLCKKDQTNIKPPLSANKPERQSRKEQREIEENSSPKPCKKSKKVKSPVGRMDADRLISESPNKIDSIQNSPMGESCLYFNDDLSNDSDNSSTVMDDRKQTNQVIMSAILRMQQAIQCQDTTDTDASSPSLSGINEPVSLTSEEDKFVVTQSSEEEGEVEKEEEEKDDKEKENELKMCEETVLLLNTQNSIDGSQLQSSNLSSPNNSQEIVNSTHIQNQTTAQEIRQSEIEDKNVQQIQNVHHTEKKLDSTGIDLEQVCAGDEKKDVFQMFSKPSPTTETNMQTRRFISSAKQESRSNFTDLFHEDDIF, encoded by the exons ATGGAGATTGAAAAATGTGCATCACAGAAAATCAGCTTTAAGGTGTTTTCCAATGAACAGAAATCAAAGATGCAgacaaaatatccatttttatGCAAGTCtcagattaataaaaaaattaaagatctcTGGAAGAAACTGGACAATGCTGAAAAATCATGCTACACAAAAACAATACTTTCACCTCCAAAAAGCAAGAGAGTTAACAAACCACAGACAAAGAGAGCACAAGCAGGGGCATTCTCTCAGAGACAGAGTGACTCTACATATGGAAGaagatttgataaagaaaaaagaaaagacaaaTCTTTATTGTCTAATTTGCAACAAAATCAGATAAGAAAAGAGGATGGAAGACATAGCAGAAACCGGTttacagaaaaaagaaaattaggaGAAGGAAGTCCAAAAGATGTTGGGGCAAAATCTTGCAAAAAAACAGTGCCTTGGAAAGGAAGACCAAGTTTAGGAAAGGAAGATCTATGGAGTGATTCATCGTCCCCAGAGAGAGTTGGGGGAAAAGTGGCAAAACCAACAAAGAGGCAGAAAAAAGTTCAGGGCATTCTAAAGCCAAGTGG TGATGCTTCCCGACAATTAAAGACAAAGAATAGAGTATCATTTGGGTCTCCACAAAATAAAGTTCCATCAAAAACATCATCCCCAGGAAACTTTGGTGATCTAAACAATACAGCTTCCTCAGATGAAGATGACAACAGAGCAAGACTTTTACACAGAACTGATGATGACATGTATGATTTTGAAAGAATAGCAAGGTATGACTTATGTGTAGAAGAGGAAGATATGTATGTCACCATGTTTCAGCAAAACCCAGACTTAATAATAAACCAGCATTTATCTAAAACTGACAACCAACAACAATCTGAAAATGAAACAGACTTCAAGATTCCAAagaatatcatttctaaaagaaaaagaaaaaatgaagaaagagATGAAGATAAGAGAGACCAAGGAAAGAATTTACTTTCTCCATTGACTGAAGAATCTTCTCAGAATTCACCATCAGACATAACTACACCAAATGTAAAACACACACTCACCAATTCACTTATAACTCCTCAAATGAATGAATCATTAATGCAGCGAAAACTAGAAGAGGTAAAGAAAGCCCCTCAAAAGGCCAAAGCATTTTCTCCTAAAGCTTCCAGTGGAACTGAGCCTGTCAGAAAAAGCACCAGAAGAAGCATAAGTTCAGGAACAAGCAAGAAGTCTGATGTTGAAAAGGAAACTTCTGACTCTGAGAGCTTATCTGTAACACCACTGACAGAATCTTTGCAATCAGAAAATGAATCCACTGCCAGTCAATGCTCACAAGGAGACATCGAAGAAACCGCAAAAGTACtgtgtacaaagaaaaaaaatctaggaAATTCAAACAGCCTAAGAAATCCAGAAAAATCTACCTTAGAGAGAAATAGTTTTGCTGACTATAAGTGCAAAGCTAcaaatttagagaaaaaaattaacccaCAGCAAAAAAGAAAGAGGAGAGGTCAGCATATGGTGGCTGAGAAACCACAAGATGCTTACTCTACAAGTTCATCATCAGAATCATCCTCAAGTCTGAAAGAAAACTTGGAGAAAAGACATAAAATGCCCAAGCTGTGTAAAAAAGATCAGACAAATATAAAACCTCCACTGTCTGCCAATAAACCTGAAAGACAATCAAGAAAAGAACAAAGAGAAATTGAAGAAAACAGTTCACCAAAGCCTTGTAAGAAGTCAAAGAAAGTTAAAAGTCCAGTTGGAAGAATGGATGCTGACAGATTAATTTCTGAATCTCCAAACAAGATTGACAGCATCCAAAATTCCCCCATGGGAGAGtcctgtttatattttaatgatgatcTTAGTAATGACAGTGACAATTCTTCAACAGTTATGGATGATAGAAAACAGACAAATCAAGTTATAATGTCAGCAATACTTAGAATGCAACAAGCGATACAGTGTCAGGATACCACTGATACTGATGCTAGTTCTCCAAGTCTCTCAGGGATCAATGAG CCTGTCTCCTTGACTTCTGAGGAGGATAAATTTGTGGTTACACAGAGTAGTGAGGAGGAGGGGGAGGTGGAGAAAGAGGAGGAGGAGAAAGATGATAAGGAGAAGGAAAATGAGCTGAAAATGTGTGAGGAAACAGTTCTACTTCTGAATACTCAGAATTCAATTGATGGCTCCCAGCTTCAGAGTAGTAATTTGAGCAGTCCTAATAATAGCCAGGAAATTGTAAATAGTACACATATTCAGAATCAAACTACAGCTCAGGAAATCAGACAAAGTGAGATAGAAGACAAAAATGTACAGCAAATACAAAATGTTCATCATACAGAAAAGAAATTGGACTCCACAGGAATCGAT CTGGAGCAGGTTTGTGCTGGCGATGAAAAGAAAGATGTATTTCAGATGTTTTCCAAACCAAGTCCAACCACAGAAACAAATATGCAAACAAGAAG ATTCATCTCAAGCGCCAAGCAAGAGAGCAGAAGCAACTTCACAGATTTGTTCCATGAGGATGACATTTTTTAG
- the LOC105325235 gene encoding zinc finger matrin-type protein 2, whose protein sequence is MAGAYEKNPGDHRRKWDKDEYERLAQERLEEEERKQLEKELREPHQKRELLKPREYKVDLDSKLGKSQVITKTTPASQQGGYYCNVCDCVVKDSINFLDHINGKKHQRNLGMSMKIERSSLDQVKKRFEINKKKMEEKKKEYDFEERLKELKEEEEKQKAYKKEKRKERKRKAEPDDSEGPSDMAAVMGFSGFGGSKK, encoded by the exons ATGGCTGGCGCATATGAG AAAAATCCTGGAGACCACAGACGCAAGTGGGATAAGGATGAATATGAACGTCTTGCACAGGAAAGATTGGAAGAAGAGGAGAGAAAACAGCTTGAGAAAGAGCTCAGAGAACCTCATCAAAAAAGGGAGCTCCTAAAACCAAGAGAATATAAG GTTGATTTGGATTCAAAACTTGGAAAGTCACAAGTCATCACAAAAACAACTCCAGCTTCACAACAGGGAGG ATACTACTGCAATGTCTGTGATTGTGTCGTAAAAGACTCCATTAACTTCTTAGATCACATCAATGGCAAAAAAC ATCAAAGAAATTTGGGAATGTCCATGAAAATCGAAAGATCATCTTTAGATCAAGTTAAGAAGAgatttgaaatcaacaaaaagaaaatggaAGAGAAAAAGAAGGAGTATGATTTCGAAGAACGATTAAAAGAGCTGAAAGAAGAG gaagaaaaacaaaaggcctacaaaaaagaaaaaaggaaagaaaggAAACGCAAAGCTGAACCCGATGATTCCGAGGGTCCTTCAGATATGGCAGCTGTCATGGGATTTTCAGGATTTGGGGGGTCTAAAAAGTGA
- the LOC105325237 gene encoding protein FAM114A2, with the protein MSDSEDDAAFASADEGEPETTAVSKSTPASESKTKDSKREKRASEDNNDRTDSKSGNTSKSSGNEKKKETKTSVASKSKESVKSEVPPVKKQEEKSKGGKGKKKKGKQTKAETASQDSGRKTEKNSAGDTEEKEEKSSPTEAAENLQKKDEPTIDSSEIERKLKISDSDKSSVSETISSDDKVLAPETKEAKESHSEEANLKVKSTVTEEKITTEVKKEEQFTSDKERKEISKGDQEAKAALDRLSQPSTQKSDSWSSWGNWGSSFMNVASTSVSTFSSQLGDGFTTIMDTVETALGAPPVDELVKEKGPDSPPDAENIEREDQDETPVPTKTTDTGTEPSAKQENPQIEPQPPKGASGGGGWWSGWGMSNLSNLSSVVHNTTNIVQKSVQNTSNMVQKSSKTLVTGGLDVLETIGKKTFEVIKDHDPGLSKTKGILFEKTDKPSLSQLLREAQKEEEAKEERKKEEDEARLSNFKALFEENQGYAHLEALEMLSNMCEKTVHSLLEDMSDRKLDSIKAELIRIKQVFERMQEENDNDDDEDKEHEFGKLVAEHLTEIHLGTTPDKLNKTQQKIREVIAKYFTSEDISVKELHRTAIQSLAEFTSKSLEQFHKAGELIILQRDTSKHCESRAHSLEKLAKVLSTEVNIIATKFCQCLNKLDENEHPDITSVVTNIYLESSNSIMYIQDALQLLLPCLQQASIQRSLT; encoded by the exons ATGTCGGACTCTGAGGATGATGCAGCATTTGCCAGTGCTGATGAAGGAGAACCAGAAACTACAGCTGTCAGCAAATCAACTCCAGCCTCagaaagtaaaacaaaagattCAAAAAGGGAAAAGAGGGCAAGTGAGGACAACAATGATAGAACTGATAGTAAAAGTGGCAATACATCTAAATCAAGtggaaatgaaaagaaaaaagagacaaAGACTTCTGTTGCTTCCAAATCTAAGGAAAGTGTGAAATCAGAAGTTCCACCTGTGAAAAAGCAGGAAGAGAAAAGTAAAGGAGGAAAAGGTAAAAAGAAAAAGGGAAAACAGACAAAAGCAGAGACAGCAAGCCAGGATTCAGGGAGAAAGACAGAAAAGAATTCAGCTGGGGAtacagaagaaaaagaagagaaaTCAAGTCCAACAGAGGCTGCAGAAAATTTACAGAAGAAGGATGAACCAACAATTGACAGTTCAGAAATTgagagaaaattaaaaatatctgaCTCCGATAAGTCCTCAGTAAGTGAAACAATATCAAGTGATGATAAAGTATTAGCACCTGAAACAAAGGAGGCAAAGGAGAGTCATTCAGAAGAGGCTAATCTAAAAGTAAAATCCACTGTCACAGAAGAAAAGATAACAACTGAAGTGAAAAAAGAGGAACAATTTACATCTGATAAAGAAAGGAAAGAGATTTCAAAAGGTGACCAAGAAGCCAAAGCTGCTTTGGACAGGCTCTCTCAACCTTCAACGCAAAAG tcTGACAGCTGGAGCTCCTGGGGGAATTGGGGATCATCCTTTATGAATGTAGCCTCAACATCAGTTTCAACATTCAGCAGTCAGTTGG GTGATGGATTCACCACTATTATGGATACAGTAGAAACAGCACTAGGAGCCCCTCCTGTAGATGAATTGGTGAAAGAAAAAGGGCCAGACTCACCCCCAGATGCTGAGAACATTGAAAGAGAAGACCAAGATg AAACACCAGTGCCAACAAAAACAACAGATACAGGGACAGAGCCCTCTGCAAAACAGGAGAATCCCCAAATAGAGCCTCAACCCCCAAAAGGAGCCAGTGGAGGGGGTGGCTGGTGGTCTGGGTGGGGCATGTCAAATCTGTCCAACCTCTCCTCAGTGGTACACAACACAACAAATATTGTGCAGAAATCGGTCCAGAATACCAGTAATATGGTCCAAAAATCA AGTAAAACTTTGGTAACTGGAGGGCTAGATGTGCTGGAAACAATAGGAAAGAAAACATTTGAGGTGATAAAAGACCACGACCCTGGACTTAGCAAGACTAAaggaattttgtttgaaaaaacaGATAAACCAAGCCTTTCACAGCTCTTACGTGAAGCACAGAAAGAAGAAGAGGCTAAAGAGGAACGAAAGAAGGAGGAAGATGAGGCTCGACTTTCTAATTTCAAGGCCTTGTTTGAAGAAAATCAGG GTTATGCACATCTGGAGGCCTTGGAGATGTTGTCTAACATGTGTGAGAAGACTGTGCATTCTCTGCTTGAGGACATGTCTGATCGTAAATTGGACTCCATTAAAGCAGAGTTAATTCGCATCAAGCAAGTCTTTGAAAGAATGCAAGAAGAAAATGATAATG ATGATGATGAAGATAAAGAGCATGAATTTGGAAAACTAGTTGCTGAGCATTTGACTGAGATTCACTTAGGGACCACCCCTGATAAACTTAATAAG ACTCAACAGAAAATTCGAGAGGTCATAGCCAAATACTTTACCTCAGAGGATATATCAGTTAAG GAGCTTCATCGAACAGCCATTCAGTCATTGGCAGAGTTCACATCTAAGTCACTGGAGCAGTTCCACAAGGCTGGAGAGCTCATCATTCTACAGAGGGACACCAGTAAACACTGTGAAAGCAGGGCTCACAGCTTAGAGAA ATTAGCAAAAGTATTGAGCACAGAAGTTAACATTATTGCCACCAAGTTTTGCCAATGCTTAAATAAATTGGAT GAGAATGAACATCCAGATATTACATCAGTGGTTACAAATATCTACTTGGAG TCCTCCAACAGTATCATGTACATCCAAGACGCGCTTCAGCTCCTGTTGCCATGCCTACAACAAGCTTCCATTCAGCGTTCCTTGACGTGA
- the LOC105325311 gene encoding sodium- and chloride-dependent taurine transporter isoform X2, which yields MGKDKKSNGVDMEIQEEHADGVRKRETWTNKIDFLLACIGFSVGLGNVWRFPYLCYKNGGGAFLIPYFILVIIGGVPLFFLECSVGQFMGVSGFRAWSICPLFQGIGISSTIVVFFLNCYYNIILCWSFYYMFSSFALELPWVSCGNSWNSKYCTDFSNEAAKSPFVKNISSMDNFQKLVCSNATETYYAIFNESGAIRNESYSTACVPSHLRLDSVQEFWENKVLNISDGIEPENMGEIKWDLALTLLFAWVVVYCCICKGIKSSGKVMYVTATSPYLFMAALLIRNALLPGSLNGVIFYLKPDLSKLNDMEVWVDAGTQIFFSYSIAIGALTALGSYNKFNHNSYRDCIIFACANSGTSFFAGFIIFTILGHMAEVQGVDIKDVAAGGPGLAFIAYPKAVSLMPGAPIWAILFFLMLILLGLDSQFVGVEGVISAVVDQWPNLLRRGYRKEIFIGIVCILNFFIGLSMVSRGGMYVFQLFDYYSGSKIILFIAFFECIAIAWIYGVRRFYDNLEMMLGFRINPYMMVSWTVLSPIFCMCVFIMSVVNYSELDYKRPTKPLYKFPTWAVGIGWGMAAFAAIWIPLMILYRFYERGISRETITYLITPQGLKDHQLRPQDKKEGTSADKYRTSNPPPYQEKGTANEGFQSNSTLDNTKL from the exons ATGGGAAAGGATAAGAAAAGCAATGGTGTGGATATGGAAATTCAAGAAGAGCATGCTGATGGTGTCAGAAAGAGGGAGACTTGGACCAACAAGATCGACTTCTTGCTCGCTTGTATTGGGTTTTCGGTGGGATTAGGAAATGTGTGGCGTTTTCCATACCTTTGCTATAAAAACGGTGGAG GTGCTTTCCTCATTCCGTACTTTATATTGGTCATCATTGGAGGCGTGCCCCTGTTCTTCCTGGAGTGTTCGGTGGGACAGTTTATGGGCGTGTCCGGGTTCAGGGCCTGGTCTATCTGTCCCTTGTTTCAAG gCATTGGAATATCTTCCACAATAGTTGTCTTCTTCCTGAACTGTTATTACAACATTATTCTCTGCTGGTCCTTCTACTACATGTTCAGTTCCTTCGCCCTTGAGCTTCCATGGGTATCATGTGGAAATAGTTGGAATTCGAAATATTGTACCGACTTTTCAAACGAAGCGGCTAAAAGCCCGTTTGTCAAGAATATCTCCAGCATGGACAACTTTCAAAAACTTGTCTGTAGCAATGCGACAGAAACGTACTATGCGATTTTCAACGAGAGTGGGGCCATCCGTAACGAAAGCTATTCGACTGCGTGTGTGCCAAGCCATTTACGATTGGATTCCGTACAAGAGTTCTGGGA AAATAAAGTCCTCAATATATCTGATGGAATCGAACCTGAGAATATGGGTGAGATCAAATGGGATTTGGCCTTGACCTTACTATTTGCGTGGGTGGTTGTTTACTGTTGCATCTGCAAAGGCATCAAGTCTTCAGGAAAG GTCATGTATGTGACTGCTACTTCGCCATATTTGTTCATGGCGGCGTTGCTTATCCGGAACGCTCTTCTTCCGGGCTCCCTGAATGGGGTCATCTTCTATTTAAAGCCAGATCTCTCAAAACTGAACGACATGGAG GTATGGGTTGATGCGGGAACTCAAATTTTCTTCTCGTATTCAATTGCCATTGGTGCCCTAACAGCGCTTGGAAGTTACAACAAGTTCAATCATAATTCCTACAG GGACTGTATCATTTTTGCCTGTGCAAATAGTGGCACGAGTTTCTTCGCTGGATTCATCATTTTTACCATTCTAGGACATATGGCGGAGGTCCAAGGGGTGGACATCAAGGACGTGGCGGCTGGGG GTCCAGGACTAGCGTTCATTGCCTACCCTAAAGCCGTGTCTCTTATGCCGGGGGCACCGATATGGGCCATCCTCTTCTTCCTGATGTTGATTCTGCTAGGACTGGACAGTCAG TTTGTGGGTGTTGAAGGCGTCATTTCTGCCGTGGTCGACCAATGGCCGAACCTGTTACGAAGGGGTTACAGAAAGGAAATCTTCATCGGGATTGTCTGTATACTTAACTTCTTTATTGGACTTTCCATGGTTTCGCGG GGCGGAATGTACGTCTTCCAACTGTTTGACTACTATTCAGGGAGTAAAATCATTCTCTTCATTGCATTCTTCGAGTGCATTGCCATTGCATGGATATACG GAGTGAGGCGTTTCTATGACAACCTTGAGATGATGCTTGGGTTCCGAATCAACCCCTACATGATGGTATCCTGGACCGTTCTCTCGCCTATTTTCTGTATG TGTGTCTTTATCATGAGTGTGGTCAACTACTCTGAACTAGACTACAAGAGACCCACAAAGCCGCTCTACAAGTTCCCCACCTGGGCAGTGGGGATTGGCTGGGGCATGGCTGCCTTTGCTGCCATCTGGATTCCTCTGATGATTTTGTATCGATTCTACGAGAGGGGCATATCAAGAGAA acaatCACCTATTTGATAACCCCACAAGGACTGAAGGACCATCAACTTCGCCCTCAGGATAAAAAGGAAGGGACCTCTGCCGACAAATACCGCACCTCCAACCCCCCACCCTACCAGGAGAAGGGCACTGCTAATGAAGGATTCCAATCCAACTCTACGCTCGACAACACCAAGTTATAA
- the LOC105325311 gene encoding sodium- and chloride-dependent taurine transporter isoform X1, producing the protein MGKDKKSNGVDMEIQEEHADGVRKRETWTNKIDFLLACIGFSVGLGNVWRFPYLCYKNGGGAFLIPYFILVIIGGVPLFFLECSVGQFMGVSGFRAWSICPLFQGIGISSTIVVFFLNCYYNIILCWSFYYMFSSFALELPWVSCGNSWNSKYCTDFSNEAAKSPFVKNISSMDNFQKLVCSNATETYYAIFNESGAIRNESYSTACVPSHLRLDSVQEFWENKVLNISDGIEPENMGEIKWDLALTLLFAWVVVYCCICKGIKSSGKVMYITATSPYLFMLALLIRNCLLPGARTGILFYLTPDWSRLNDLEVWVDAGTQIFFSYSIAIGALTALGSYNKFNHNSYRDCIIFACANSGTSFFAGFIIFTILGHMAEVQGVDIKDVAAGGPGLAFIAYPKAVSLMPGAPIWAILFFLMLILLGLDSQFVGVEGVISAVVDQWPNLLRRGYRKEIFIGIVCILNFFIGLSMVSRGGMYVFQLFDYYSGSKIILFIAFFECIAIAWIYGVRRFYDNLEMMLGFRINPYMMVSWTVLSPIFCMCVFIMSVVNYSELDYKRPTKPLYKFPTWAVGIGWGMAAFAAIWIPLMILYRFYERGISRETITYLITPQGLKDHQLRPQDKKEGTSADKYRTSNPPPYQEKGTANEGFQSNSTLDNTKL; encoded by the exons ATGGGAAAGGATAAGAAAAGCAATGGTGTGGATATGGAAATTCAAGAAGAGCATGCTGATGGTGTCAGAAAGAGGGAGACTTGGACCAACAAGATCGACTTCTTGCTCGCTTGTATTGGGTTTTCGGTGGGATTAGGAAATGTGTGGCGTTTTCCATACCTTTGCTATAAAAACGGTGGAG GTGCTTTCCTCATTCCGTACTTTATATTGGTCATCATTGGAGGCGTGCCCCTGTTCTTCCTGGAGTGTTCGGTGGGACAGTTTATGGGCGTGTCCGGGTTCAGGGCCTGGTCTATCTGTCCCTTGTTTCAAG gCATTGGAATATCTTCCACAATAGTTGTCTTCTTCCTGAACTGTTATTACAACATTATTCTCTGCTGGTCCTTCTACTACATGTTCAGTTCCTTCGCCCTTGAGCTTCCATGGGTATCATGTGGAAATAGTTGGAATTCGAAATATTGTACCGACTTTTCAAACGAAGCGGCTAAAAGCCCGTTTGTCAAGAATATCTCCAGCATGGACAACTTTCAAAAACTTGTCTGTAGCAATGCGACAGAAACGTACTATGCGATTTTCAACGAGAGTGGGGCCATCCGTAACGAAAGCTATTCGACTGCGTGTGTGCCAAGCCATTTACGATTGGATTCCGTACAAGAGTTCTGGGA AAATAAAGTCCTCAATATATCTGATGGAATCGAACCTGAGAATATGGGTGAGATCAAATGGGATTTGGCCTTGACCTTACTATTTGCGTGGGTGGTTGTTTACTGTTGCATCTGCAAAGGCATCAAGTCTTCAGGAAAG GTGATGTACATCACGGCAACATCTCCATATCTCTTTATGTTAGCTCTCCTCATCAGAAACTGCTTATTGCCAGGTGCAAGGACCGgaattctgttttatttaactCCAGATTGGAGTAGACTGAACGATTTAGAG GTATGGGTTGATGCGGGAACTCAAATTTTCTTCTCGTATTCAATTGCCATTGGTGCCCTAACAGCGCTTGGAAGTTACAACAAGTTCAATCATAATTCCTACAG GGACTGTATCATTTTTGCCTGTGCAAATAGTGGCACGAGTTTCTTCGCTGGATTCATCATTTTTACCATTCTAGGACATATGGCGGAGGTCCAAGGGGTGGACATCAAGGACGTGGCGGCTGGGG GTCCAGGACTAGCGTTCATTGCCTACCCTAAAGCCGTGTCTCTTATGCCGGGGGCACCGATATGGGCCATCCTCTTCTTCCTGATGTTGATTCTGCTAGGACTGGACAGTCAG TTTGTGGGTGTTGAAGGCGTCATTTCTGCCGTGGTCGACCAATGGCCGAACCTGTTACGAAGGGGTTACAGAAAGGAAATCTTCATCGGGATTGTCTGTATACTTAACTTCTTTATTGGACTTTCCATGGTTTCGCGG GGCGGAATGTACGTCTTCCAACTGTTTGACTACTATTCAGGGAGTAAAATCATTCTCTTCATTGCATTCTTCGAGTGCATTGCCATTGCATGGATATACG GAGTGAGGCGTTTCTATGACAACCTTGAGATGATGCTTGGGTTCCGAATCAACCCCTACATGATGGTATCCTGGACCGTTCTCTCGCCTATTTTCTGTATG TGTGTCTTTATCATGAGTGTGGTCAACTACTCTGAACTAGACTACAAGAGACCCACAAAGCCGCTCTACAAGTTCCCCACCTGGGCAGTGGGGATTGGCTGGGGCATGGCTGCCTTTGCTGCCATCTGGATTCCTCTGATGATTTTGTATCGATTCTACGAGAGGGGCATATCAAGAGAA acaatCACCTATTTGATAACCCCACAAGGACTGAAGGACCATCAACTTCGCCCTCAGGATAAAAAGGAAGGGACCTCTGCCGACAAATACCGCACCTCCAACCCCCCACCCTACCAGGAGAAGGGCACTGCTAATGAAGGATTCCAATCCAACTCTACGCTCGACAACACCAAGTTATAA